A region of the Vigna unguiculata cultivar IT97K-499-35 chromosome 9, ASM411807v1, whole genome shotgun sequence genome:
AGGTTAAGAGTTCTACCTACACGGAGGGAGAACGCACTACAAGTTTGGAGGAAAGGAGGAGCTCACTGCAACCCTAACAGAGCTCTTTGCTCCAGCAGTGGAGGGGAGGGGTTCTTGTTTTTTGAGAATGGGACAAAGTAAAGGGGGTTAGGGTTGGAAAAGGGTTTTGGACATCTTATGGGTTGGCCTTAAGCCCAACAAATAAGGTTTAGGTCCATAAACATTAAGATAGAAAAATAAGTCTTACAGCAACTGCTTTGACTGCcgtacaataaatatatatatatatatatatatatatatatatatatatatatatatatatatatatatatatatatatatatatatatatataataaatggatagaacaaataattattaagtgAATCAATCTATTTAATGTGTCATCCTATGTTGAgtaggataaaaaaaaattgttatcacCAAAAGTTGAGTTAAGTTTAgatgattatttttaactaagCTCGTGACACAAATTCATGAGTTAAGTTACCTACTTTCGTATCCTTGTGATTTGCCTGTAttcattactttttttcttctttcaaattaTAGTCCACGtaaataatttgagtatttttcttcttcaaagtCACAGTTTGAGGGAAGCATAGGAAAATCTTTAACAAGTcaattatatcattattatattactcttaaccttaagttttaaaataattgtataagtatatatataagagacaaactaattcatttttataCAATACAAAAGTTCATACATAGAATTTATTTCGTGTGCACCATAAATTACCTATGAAGcctttcataaattatttatattgtttaaattaagTATACTTGTTAGATACCtagagaaaatttattataatattagttTACTGTGCACAATTGTCaactacaaataaaaaacaatgagATAACAACATTAAACACACacaaatattacaaaatcaCAAACTTATATTATTAAGCCAAACATAGTACATACAAACAATTATAAttgtcaaattctggtcaattataatataaataatccaCCCTTATATGCGAATAATATATAATCACACAATTTgttagataaaaaaacaaaaattaattaactaataaaaatgataattgaaaatatcaaaCAATTGCGTCAAACAATAAACACATAATTGAGAATGACAAAGGAGTCAGATGGgaacaaatttcattattttatactCATCctcaaagaaaattttcatctacATCATCATTTTCATACCCAAAcctaaaatatatgatttttttgtcTCATTCTCATCTCTACTATCGAGTAACGAGTATACCCATGTATTTGTGCTCGTACTCATACTTGTATTCTAtcgttttaatattaattaattaatttttataaaattataaaaaattattacaagaaaaaaataatattatcaaatatttaatataaaaataatgtattctcattttttcaataacaaaaatttaggaaaaaattataattgtatatatctatatatatatatatatatatatctatatctatatctataacaataaatctatctatctataatctatctatatctatatctatctatctatctatatctataacaataaaggggattcccctttttgtgtccactcttcaaaataccgattttacccctttaaatataataatttattaaatttttaaaaattgaccgttacttttacaaactttttataaaatcagatgtttctatttattctctttttctttatttatcaatctatctatctataacaataaaggggattcccctttttgtgtccactcttcaaaataccgattttatccctttaaatataataatttattaaatttttaaaaattgaccgttacttttacaaactttttataaaatcagatgtttctatttattctctttttctttatttatcaatggttattcttttatttgttctgatatatttcaatttatttttaataaatataattttaatatatatatatatatatatattaacttaataacattataatattatcacctattaatataatatcacgcatatttaaaaaatgtatacacacaggcgcgataacgcctgtgttacgctagttTTATAAAAGgagattcctctttttgtgtccacatttataatacccgttttacccttagttattttaaaaattaattattttataaataatttactttttatcatttttctacaaatctcttttgaaaTCTCGTTTGTCTTAAATcatcatttaaatattatttttacatatttttttttaattttatatttaacaactattttaaaaattatatatttgttattatcttaaatttcttaaaaattaaaaaatgcgaatACACAGGTGCGACAACGCCTGTGTGTCCGCTAGTACATTTAAAATTAGACtacctaataaaatttaatgataaccaaaatatttattaaattcgtaaacattaatgaaaaaacttgataaaattgcaaatattaaagatttcattaaataaaaatacatttaaaagattacaaaaagaaagcaaatatccaaatttaaaactattttaaatgtCTCTTTACTCCCattctttaaattataatgaaatattttatttacacactaataaaaactataatacACTATTGTaatgaaatcacacaaaaaacaaaaattaaactaataataattaaaatttaacatagatatATTTCACCTTTTGActtccaatatatgttggatggtgatgaAGAAGATTCATCACAATGgcattaaacaaattttttatacaattttagtGATGGAATTAAACTTATGacaatgagttagaaaataaaaaataaactatataaaaaatatcaaaacagaAGTATAcatgatataaaaaaacaacaaataaaaatattgaaaaataagtaaaaataattaaacattcatTAGAAACATTTTGATACATCAttgaatgtaaaaataatttgatcgaaaaaaaaaataaatgtataattaaaggtatgagaaaataaaaataccttAGATGCGAAACTAGTCAAACTTTGAAAGATAATGAGAATTGTTTCAACAAAACATAAAGagttttttaaatgaaacaaaagttaAGAATAAATGAGAAGTTTATTATATTACcttgaacacttaaattgagagttaaacattctcatgcaaaaaaaaataaacaataaataaaaatattaaaaatagtatagATATTTAAACATGtgacatgaaaaatatttaatttacatgCATCAATTCAAAATAACTGCATAAAGGTTCAAATaagataaagaaatattttgaaaatgtgaATCAAACATAAACAAGACTCTAAATTCACTTCCTCTTACACCATCGTCCAAATCATGAACAGAACCACGGGTGGTCCTTTTAAAGGACAAGTCCcccaacatttttattttatatatttttaaaatatatatttattattttattatttatattaatttagttttaaaaagattttttaaaattgaaaaccaCATTTTATCCCTCTTATGTTATCTCTTGTTCTCatttatttggtttctctctctctttcataCCTGTCTTTCTCACATTTTCTTTCTATCTCAATCTTCACCTTTAATCTCTCatctttttaaaatcaaattacacCAAGGCAAAATTGATAAGCTAAGGAACATTTTTAATCAAACAATTTCTTCTGTTgagtaagttgattttctaccatttttttttcgaagtaatttgttttttctcttatatatgACTTTTCTACATTATAGGCATATTTCTACatgttaaagataataaaatcattatataattattgattgaaCTCTtatttgtgtagatagagctattttaggttttgaagttgtgtaataaaagaagaatattaGGAATCTACTTTAAGGTAAGAGAAGCTAAACATTTAGAAGTTGttgattttctttaaatattgaCTCTTTGTTTTGAGATTTAAATAGATGAgagtgacaaatttatattagaaaaatcatgataaagagtaaaaaatttgattttttttcaagatgaagaggatgaagacttgtgatgaaaatgaaaaagatgtATTTATGTCAACcaaacttgagaaatttcatgagaattcaataattgaagataatgaaaaacaactctATAGAGTTCCGatagttacatataatgaatttgaaaaatctttagAACATGATCCGAGGAAGCTTCTCAAATTTGgtaatacccaccaaatcaaattgatgaggtacaaAAGGTTTATataaaatggggtccatattATGACTCTTCCAATTTCTATAGTTACAattgaaatatctttttatgcaatgaaaataatcaaagaACATGTTGAGAAATAAGATGGAGGCTGAATTTTTAGCAAGTAGTatgataatttatattgaaaggGGTATTGTAACAAACTTtagttctgattcaattatCGAAGATTTTAAGTCCTTTGAAAGAACGTAACACAACAATATGACTAAAGgtaatttttgctttttttaatatattattgttgatgataaacttaataattcactttcatatatattattgtgatGTTCTTTTTAATTCTACTATCATGTATGCTTGTTTTGAGCATAGAAAATGATTAAagacaatgatttttttttttaattataaaaaataatttacaaataaaaaatataatttatccaCCTGAAATTTTGGTTCAAGTTCCACCAttgaacaaaacaaatataaaaaaaacttagcCCCAAAGTCGAGCGCCATATCACCTCATCCAATCACCATAAAGACAACCTTaggataagaaagaaaaaaaaaaaataaacaacccAAAAACTCAACTAACCATGCATCTCATATAAACATAAAGTTCGTGAACAAAAGTTTTCTTCctccaaaagaaaatttatatccCAAAATgaccttcttcttttcttctcacaatttttttttgcctACTCTATCTAAGAATTGTGTTGCTCTCTCTACCATACCAATTTTAACTTGGCTAAAAAcccttttattttctcttaaaatttgtttgtctttaataaataaattcattttattgaaactttatatttttttgattatGTCTTGATTAAAACTTAGTTATATTGTTTTGCCGAGTCTTTTGAGTGTCTAAAATTTCttattaaaacttaataaaaaaattcataaatttctacAATTATCTTcctttacatattttttttgttttccatcACCTAATCCAAAGAAAATGTGATTTCACGTTACAactaaatacatataaaatataatcttaaaaTGGTTACATCTCTAGTATCCTATGTagcatcttaaaaaaaattacccacaaaaaataaataaattacacagTGCCTAAATATCTAAAATTTTCTTTAGGatatctttaaattttgtaCATGTTTGTGTTTCTGGTTTTGAAAAGCAATATCTGTCTtcgtattttaaaattcttttatcctttaaccaacattatactttaattGCAGATAAAAAAGTCTCACTAAATACATACAAAATCTAACCTTAACATAATCATATCTCTAATTTCCTATTTAACATCTTTGAAAAAGGATTACATTACTGAGATACAGAGTACCTGATATCTAAAAATGTGTTTAggatatattttccttttaggCTAAATCTTAAAATCTGAAGAAGatgtttgattttaaaaatcaatatagGAAGGAGAATTTATCTATAGACCCCACGCGAGGAGACAGGGTgaggaggcaccaccacgaaacgcCGTGTCCATTTCCTATTGGAGAGCGCAGACAGAGCGTAACCTAATTTACAGCACTGTGAACCAAACACGAAACCCGCGCCGCACAGGGATACCACCGACATAATTCTAAATAGACAAGGGTAATTCAGTAATCACACACTGTTTCCCATTATCCCCAGTTCCCCCCTCTTCTCCATTTCTCATTATTCATCAACGCCGATAAAGCAAAAACCAAAAATACACCCTACACACATACATAGATTACACAAACCCCGAGGGAGAGAGAactagagagagaaagaaagagagagagagagagtccTTCGATCTCGTTGTGATTTTCTTCTACTGCTCAACTCAACATTTACGCGCTATTCCGCATTTAACCCTAACCGACCAGGGTATACCTATTGGGTCTTGTTGTAATTTATCTCACATTCGATCTCAGCGATCCGGTGCGAGGACTCTCTCTATTAGGGTTCAGGCGCTTCATTCTCTCTTACTCAATTCCTTCTAATTAGGGTTTCTGTGCACGACGCGCTCCACTTCTCCCGATTCAACTCGACGGTTAgggttttgttgttgtgtggTTCGCCTCCGCGATGCCGCGCAGTTCGAAGCACAAATCGAGCAAGCACAGTTCTCGGGACGCGAGGGAGCACTCCGACTCCGAGCGAGATTCCGGCGCGAAGGATCGGAGGAGCAAGGAGGAGAGCGGTAGTGCGAAAGCGTCGAAAGATTCGGGTTCCGGGGAGAAGCGGAGGCTGGATTCGAAGGAGGCGCACGGGAACGGGGAGTACTCTGACGAGTACGCGTCGTCGTCGAAGCGGCGCAAGGACGGCGGCGGGGGAGACAGGTGGAATGGCGGCGAGGAAGGGACGAAGAAGTCGAAGGCGGCGGGGGATTCGAAGAGCAGGAGGCGGGACGGAAGCGTGGGAGTGTACGGTGAGGGTGAGGAGTTGAAGAGGAGTAGCGGTAAAGGGGATGGGAAGCATAGGGATTCGGCTTCGGGGCGAAGCAGAGAGGGTGCGACGGAGAAGGAGAGGAAATTTAAAGAAGGTGGTAGGAGTGAGGAATCGGTTGATGAGCAAGAACAGCGCGTTTCCAAGCAGGTCTTTGAAATTAATGGTAAGGTAACTTGACCTGATTGATTGGTGTTGCATTTGTAGTGTCGTGACTTGTTTTGAACTGAATCAGGTTTTGTGCGCATTATGTGCGTGTTAATAAAGATTAGCATGCAATGGGATTGATATTTGACTTTCGACTGGGTGCTTTGTTTGGATCAGAGCACCAGGGATAAGGTTTTTAAATATTAGCTTAGTGTCGAGTATAAAGATCCTCTCTTGCTCTTAGTTTAGGAGGAACAATGGGAACAAGCCATATGATACTTTGACTGGTTGTGTCTTTGCCTATCTATAAATAGTTTGGAAGCAGGTTTGGAATTCTTGGTGACCAATTTGACTTGTACTGATGACTGTAAATTTGAATGTCAAGCAATATCTACTCATTTGTATAGTACACATGTTTTCAATTTCTCTGCTCTCTTTTGTTGAAACAGGCGCAGTCTTTAACAGTTGTAATATCTAATGTCTCTTTGTTCCTTCCATTCTATCTGTTGTCACTGTTTATTCGATGTCTGTACTCATGTACAGGTCATTCCAACAATTTCCTGTCTTGTGACATTCTTTTGGAAATGTAGGCATGTTATCAGACTCTTGTGTTTCTGTGATTGCTTTTGTTGTTCCTCCCCTTCTAATGAGTTAAAATTCTCTTGCTTCTATCATGAGGCTGTTGGATGATGAACTGAGTTTAAGACATCATATAGGTAAAGAAAATTGATGGATTTAGGCTAGAGTATTAGTTGAGTTGCTTTGATAGGTGCATCTATATATTGTTTGCACGGTGTTAAGTGCTACTTATGTGTTGGCCCAAACTGATTCAAATGCGTGTTACAATGTGTTGTTAACTGTAATTCACATAGTTGacattttcaaatctttatatgAAGAAAAGCTTTATTCTAGGTTTGGCATATTGTAAAAGCTGTTAgatttctccttttctttggaAATATAGACTAACAGTTGAATGGTGTATGCAGCTCTCTGCCTTATATAtctaaaatatgtaaaatgaaATGATAAGCCATTCATGTTAAGTTTCGAGTCATTGGTTTGGTGCAGAAAAAATGGTTGTTGTCTGCCATTTTCGTAAGCAATTATAATTAGATTAGAAACGGCACTGTAATATTTAGTTCGATTATTAAATTTGACCTCATCCTTCAATATGAATTTGGAGTTCTTATCATCTAACAAAACAATTTATGTTACAGGTATTTACAGAGTTTGAATTCTcttcatttttagttttaccAATAAATAGTAGAGTCTGCTTACTAAAGAGAGAGACAATTTTACTGTGAAGGGACCCACTGTTATATGTTTGTTCTCCACATGATTTACATTTATTAATGTTCTATGTGCTTATTTATTAACACGCCTCTTGTTAGTGAATAAAAGGAAAGAATATATGTCTTTTACCATATTTGTGGTCAACTTCCTGCTTGGATTCCTCACTCATATATGCAAAACTCGCTTTAAGGATATGAATTATTTTCTACGTTGTATGGTTATGGACTGACAAATTAAAGCTGTTAAGAATCATTCAATGCAAAAATTTTAGGGTGGTGTGTTTCAATGGGGGATAGACTCATTGGTTTTGGGTGAATTATAAGgtaattgaaatgaaattttcGTATGTTACAGATCAAATGTGGTTATTtccaaaatatcaatatttcatTGCTTAGGTTTACATGGCTTGGACCTGAAAAGTGGTAATAGAATACGTTGATATGATTTCATTCtgaaattttgttgaagttatGTTGTAGGATGCTACACAACATCAGGTTCTTTAACCTTCGTTTCTCGTTATGGGAACTACAAATTTTCTTATAACTATCCATTGCTAGAGTGATCCACGTGTTCTGCATTATTCGTTTCAGATTTGGTATATAccatattttgttgaatttgaatCTCAGTTGTGTTGAGTGGGTTCTTTAGTATATTATAGAGTTTTATTATagaattttgttgaatttgaatCTCAGTTGTGTTGAGTCGGTTTCTTAGTCTATTATAGAATATAATTTTTCCTGGAAAACTTGCAACTTAGAGGCTGTTTTTTCCTATATGTTGAAAATTTAGTGAACTGGATAGAATTTAATTATTCTGTGTCTTTGTTCATGTGCATGCTTGAATCTCTGTGTGTTTGTGTATCCTTTTTCTACCTTAGTCTAAAGTATTTCACGAGTAAATCATGCCCGCTTATCTTGTATATGGGGTGGAATGCAATTTTTTGCTCTGAtcatttgtgattttttattgtGAAATGTGAGACTCAACAGATTCATCCTACATGTGGTTGTGCTTGATGGCCTAATTGAATATTTTAGGATTGTTTATGTTTGACTGCAGGATGTTAAAGAATTGCTAAACAAGTTTCTACCCGGCTCTAGGGTAGTGGTTGTggattatttgaaaattaaatatttgtttgtagTTGGTCTATAACATAACTTGAAATGTCCTAAGTTCAccttttttcatattctttcttGTAATGAAGCAACTAGTTCTTCTGGGTTTTTGTTATATATACTCATACGGTCTACTCAGATTTGGTTCAGAAGACAATTCTTGATTTTGATCTGTTGCTATGTGTTATTGCAGATTCAAAGAAAATGGACGAGTTAAGAAGCCCTGAACATGATAACCAGCTTGAGAGGCGAATGAGGAAGAAGAGGGATGACTACAGTGATGGTGATAAACATCTAGATAATGTTGGTGATGGTTATGATAGACATTTATCTTCTAGGGATGAGGCTAAGGATGGTAAAAAGAAGGATGATAGGCGAAAGGAAGAGAAATACAGAGACAAATATAAGGAAGAAATAGACAGGGAGAACAAACATAGACATGACAAGCAACGTGATGAACGCCCTGCAAAAGATCATACTACCATTAGGTCTGATGATAAACATTCTAGGGAAGAAAAGAATAGCCTAGAATCACGGCAAAAGAGAACGAAGCTTCCGGAGAGTGATAGAGAACATAATCGCGATCGTGATGGAGATCATGATTTGGATTCTGTTCGTGATCCTGCACACCATAGTGAACGTGAACGAGATCGTGATTATGATGTTGACAGGGATCATGATTACGACCGGGATCGAGATTGGGACTGGGATCGTGAGCGAGATCATGAACGTGAACGAGACAGAGATCGTGACCGTCGCCGTGATCGGGATGGATCACATGTGGATGACAGAAGTGCTAGAGGAAAAGACAGTGGAACAAAGAAAAGAACTTTGGATGATCGTGATGATTATACCGACTCTAAATCTAGAGCAGTTAAGAGTTACTATCCTGATGCAGAGAAAAGGAGTTTAAGCACCAGCAGAGCGGATTCTGATGTTGACAGAGGAAGATCTCAACATCGACAAGCTCATGCTGATTCAACTGGGACTAGCAATAAGCACAGATCTTCTCCTGCCTCAAATACACATATTGGCAAAGATGACTATAGGTACCATTTAATTTTTGCTGGAACTTTGGTTGAACTATTgagtttattttgtaatttccaGGTGGTGATTAGGGAAGTAGTTTTTTTGCGTTTTTGGTTTCAGTAGTTTTTCAGGGCATTCGTACTCTTGATGTAGTAGTGCTATAGTATGATTTCTGATAAAACAATTCATGTGTAATTTACTCGAGGAAGTCTAATGATTAGCGTAAGCTTCTCATTTATGATTGCGGAGTCTGTAAAGATTAACCTTCATCAAGGAAATTCATGTCGTCAACAACTTGGTTACACCTTTGTATAAATATGGGGGTATTTTAAGCTAAATACCTTGGCCAACAgaagaaataattaaagttactttttttatgagaaTTAAAAGTTTAGCTTGCACGGGTAAAATATTATGGTTAGCTCTAACTATTACTTTTGCATGGGAATTATTGCATTCGAACAATGATAACTGGTTGCCATTACCCCCGTTTCAGAAATGCAAAAGCTGAAGATTCAAAGTACAGAGATCCAACAGTAGAGCAGAGAACCAAAGGCTCAAGAGAGGGTTACTCTGGGACATCAGATAGAGGTcctaaatacaaattaatggAAAAACCCATTAAAATAGATGAAAGTCATGCAGCAGATTTGTCAACTGAAAGGTCATCCAGTACCAAGGCTTCACCTGGGGGCCTGATGGATAGATCTCCTTCGTCAACAAGCATTGATCGCAGGTATGTGAACAGGAGTGGTGTTAGGCGGAACcttgaaattgatgaaaatggaaGGAGGAACAGTACTGATGTAAGAGATTTCTCTACTTCTGATGATAGACTTGGCCGGGAGTCGACTCTTGAGAAACCACTATTGGATGAGCCTTCTCAAGCAGATTCATCTTTATATGGTAGGACTAGTCAGAGCAATGCATCACAGATTCCTCCTCCACCTGGTTTCAGAGCTACCTTAGATAGACCTTATATGGGTTCTTTAGATGATGATGTTAGAGATAACTCTAATTCACGGTACAGAAGAAGTAGTGAACCTGGCTTTGGTAGGGGGCATGGTGGCAATTCCTGGAGGGCAGTTCCAAACTGGAATTCACCACTACCAAATGGATTTGTTCCCTTCCCACCTGGGCCTGCTCATGGAGGTTTTCAAACAATGGTGCCACAGTTTACATCTCAGCCTCTTTTTGGCGTTAGGCCTCCTATGGAAGTTAACCATGCTGGTATTCCTTACCATATTGCCGATGCTGACAGATTTCCGGGTCACTTGCGACCACTTGGGTGGCCAAATTTGATGGATGGTACAGGAACTGCTCATTTACATGGATGGGATAGTAGTAATGGTGTCTTCAGAGATGATCCTCACTTGTATGGTAGTTCTGATTGGGATAGGAATAGGCATTCAGCAAATAGTCATGGATGGGAATCTGGACCAGAGACATGGAAAGAGCAGAATTGTGATTCAAAGAAGGAATTGCCTTCCCCA
Encoded here:
- the LOC114195841 gene encoding filaggrin, encoding MPRSSKHKSSKHSSRDAREHSDSERDSGAKDRRSKEESGSAKASKDSGSGEKRRLDSKEAHGNGEYSDEYASSSKRRKDGGGGDRWNGGEEGTKKSKAAGDSKSRRRDGSVGVYGEGEELKRSSGKGDGKHRDSASGRSREGATEKERKFKEGGRSEESVDEQEQRVSKQVFEINDSKKMDELRSPEHDNQLERRMRKKRDDYSDGDKHLDNVGDGYDRHLSSRDEAKDGKKKDDRRKEEKYRDKYKEEIDRENKHRHDKQRDERPAKDHTTIRSDDKHSREEKNSLESRQKRTKLPESDREHNRDRDGDHDLDSVRDPAHHSERERDRDYDVDRDHDYDRDRDWDWDRERDHERERDRDRDRRRDRDGSHVDDRSARGKDSGTKKRTLDDRDDYTDSKSRAVKSYYPDAEKRSLSTSRADSDVDRGRSQHRQAHADSTGTSNKHRSSPASNTHIGKDDYRNAKAEDSKYRDPTVEQRTKGSREGYSGTSDRGPKYKLMEKPIKIDESHAADLSTERSSSTKASPGGLMDRSPSSTSIDRRYVNRSGVRRNLEIDENGRRNSTDVRDFSTSDDRLGRESTLEKPLLDEPSQADSSLYGRTSQSNASQIPPPPGFRATLDRPYMGSLDDDVRDNSNSRYRRSSEPGFGRGHGGNSWRAVPNWNSPLPNGFVPFPPGPAHGGFQTMVPQFTSQPLFGVRPPMEVNHAGIPYHIADADRFPGHLRPLGWPNLMDGTGTAHLHGWDSSNGVFRDDPHLYGSSDWDRNRHSANSHGWESGPETWKEQNCDSKKELPSPVRKDESVPALADNGLTDLTSQMSQDEHNREELAEKSPERKLSSLSSPAEVQQHSLSSTLLEKEADTLTPSDDTSLFSRFYLSKLDISVDLVSPELYDQCVCALNVDKSASVDAIASTELLFKNGSRTRQKYAATLSRRSPFPEIDNSIFQIAMDLYKKHTVKLPNKGEVDNIVVSSMMQADQSIPITSLENGHASVSASSGIIDVPLPTLESGKVETMSPAKEQLEEINQTCSQMEQDHDNSGMSCPSSGHVDQAAAVAGLQEKEPKISTDTVDSGDAEEDYSLAAKNEAQLASTLHAEGDNIDCKAKTTGFAHCADEKLGFGDTKVNPNPLIVEDGSPKACDALMPGSNESESLILSRIHHSPESTH